In Kitasatospora sp. NA04385, a single genomic region encodes these proteins:
- the lepA gene encoding translation elongation factor 4 gives MPATPSNVPEPSRTDPAVIRNFCIIAHIDHGKSTLADRMLQITGVVDPRQMRAQYLDRMDIERERGITIKSQAVRLPWAPRSGENAGTTHILNMIDTPGHVDFTYEVSRSLAACEGTILVVDAAQGIEAQTLANLYLALENDLTIIPVLNKIDLPAAQPEKYAAEIAHIIGCDPADVLKVSAKTGLGVEDLLDHVVEKIPAPVGVKNAPARAMIFDSVYDAYRGVVTYVRVVDGQLTKRERIAMMSTGATHELLEIGVISPEPKVADGLGVGEVGYIITGVKDVRQSKVGDTITSQNKGATEALGGYKDPRPMVFSGLYPLDGSDYPLLRDALDKLRLNDAALVYEPETSVALGFGYRCGFLGLLHLEIIRERLEREFNLDLISTAPNVIYRVIMEDGTEHTVTNPSEFPTGKIAEVFEPVVRGTILAPNEFVGAIMELCQSRRGTLQGMDYLSEDRVELRYTLPLAEIVFDFFDQLKSKTRGYASLDYEPIGEQSANLVKVDILLHGDAVDAFSAIVHKDKAYNYGVMMAGKLQKLIPRQQFEVPIQAAIGSRVIARETVRAIRKDVLAKCYGGDISRKRKLLEKQKEGKKRMKMVGRVEVPQEAFIAALSTDAEAPKEKK, from the coding sequence GTGCCCGCGACCCCCAGCAACGTGCCAGAGCCCAGCCGTACTGACCCGGCGGTGATCCGCAACTTCTGCATCATCGCCCACATCGACCACGGCAAGTCGACGCTCGCCGACCGGATGCTGCAGATCACCGGCGTGGTGGACCCCCGGCAGATGCGCGCCCAGTACCTCGACCGGATGGACATCGAGCGCGAGCGCGGCATCACCATCAAGTCCCAGGCCGTCCGCCTCCCGTGGGCGCCCAGGTCCGGTGAGAACGCGGGCACGACGCACATCCTCAACATGATCGACACCCCCGGCCACGTGGACTTCACGTACGAGGTGTCCCGCTCCCTCGCGGCCTGCGAGGGGACCATCCTGGTGGTCGACGCCGCCCAGGGCATCGAGGCGCAGACCCTCGCCAACCTGTACCTGGCGCTGGAGAACGACCTCACGATCATCCCGGTGCTCAACAAGATCGACCTGCCGGCCGCCCAGCCGGAGAAGTACGCCGCCGAGATCGCGCACATCATCGGCTGCGACCCGGCCGACGTGCTGAAGGTCTCCGCCAAGACCGGCCTCGGCGTCGAGGACCTGCTCGACCACGTGGTCGAGAAGATCCCGGCCCCGGTCGGCGTCAAGAACGCCCCGGCCCGCGCGATGATCTTCGACTCGGTGTACGACGCCTACCGCGGCGTGGTCACCTACGTGCGAGTGGTGGACGGCCAGCTCACCAAGCGCGAGCGGATCGCCATGATGTCCACCGGCGCGACCCACGAGCTGCTGGAGATCGGCGTCATCTCGCCGGAACCCAAGGTCGCCGACGGCCTCGGCGTCGGCGAGGTGGGCTACATCATCACCGGTGTGAAGGACGTCCGGCAGTCCAAGGTCGGCGACACCATCACCTCGCAGAACAAGGGCGCCACCGAGGCCCTCGGCGGCTACAAGGACCCGCGCCCGATGGTGTTCTCCGGCCTCTACCCGCTGGACGGCTCGGACTACCCGCTGCTGCGCGACGCGCTGGACAAGCTGCGGCTGAACGACGCCGCACTGGTCTACGAGCCGGAGACCTCGGTCGCGCTCGGCTTCGGCTACCGCTGCGGCTTCCTCGGCCTGCTGCACCTGGAGATCATCCGGGAGCGCCTGGAGCGCGAGTTCAACCTCGACCTGATCTCCACCGCCCCGAACGTGATCTACCGGGTGATCATGGAGGACGGCACCGAGCACACCGTCACCAACCCGAGCGAGTTCCCCACCGGCAAGATCGCCGAGGTGTTCGAGCCGGTGGTGCGCGGCACCATCCTCGCCCCGAACGAGTTCGTCGGCGCGATCATGGAGCTCTGCCAGTCCCGCCGCGGCACCCTCCAGGGCATGGACTACCTCTCCGAGGACCGGGTGGAGCTGCGCTACACCCTGCCGCTCGCCGAGATCGTCTTCGACTTCTTCGACCAGCTGAAGTCCAAGACCCGCGGCTACGCCTCGCTCGACTACGAGCCCATCGGCGAGCAGTCCGCCAACCTGGTCAAGGTCGACATCCTGCTGCACGGCGACGCGGTGGACGCGTTCTCCGCGATCGTGCACAAGGACAAGGCCTACAACTACGGCGTGATGATGGCCGGCAAGCTGCAGAAGCTGATCCCGCGCCAGCAGTTCGAGGTGCCGATCCAGGCCGCGATCGGCTCCCGGGTGATCGCCCGCGAGACGGTCCGGGCGATCCGCAAGGACGTCCTCGCCAAGTGCTACGGCGGTGACATCTCGCGCAAGCGCAAGCTGCTGGAGAAGCAGAAGGAAGGCAAGAAGCGGATGAAGATGGTCGGCCGGGTGGAGGTCCCGCAGGAGGCCTTCATCGCCGCGCTGTCGACGGACGCGGAGGCCCCGAAGGAGAAGAAGTAG
- the holA gene encoding DNA polymerase III subunit delta, whose product MARKSAPDDLLAPLTVAVGQEELLLDRAVAAVVAAARAADPETDVRDLAPGALQPGQLAELTTPSLFAERKVIVVRAAQDLSADSVKEVKAYLESPAEEVIMVLVHAGGAKGKGLLDAAKKTGAREVACAKLTKASEKLAFIRNEFRTLGRAASPEACQALLDSLGSDLRELSAACSQLTADVEGPIDETAVAKYYSGRAEATGFEVADLAVTGRAAEALERLRWALAVGQPPTGITYALASGVRSIGRLASAGRNLRPGDLARELGMPPWKVDRVRQQMRGWTGDGVAAALTAVAEADAAVKGGSDDPAYALERAVVAVARASRAGSRPY is encoded by the coding sequence ATGGCCAGGAAGAGTGCACCCGATGACCTGCTCGCCCCGCTGACCGTTGCGGTCGGCCAGGAGGAGCTGTTGCTCGACCGCGCGGTGGCCGCGGTGGTGGCCGCGGCTCGGGCGGCCGACCCGGAGACGGACGTCCGGGATCTCGCGCCGGGCGCCCTGCAGCCGGGGCAGTTGGCGGAGCTCACCACGCCCTCGCTCTTCGCGGAGCGGAAGGTCATCGTGGTCAGGGCCGCACAGGACCTCTCGGCCGACTCGGTCAAGGAGGTCAAGGCGTACCTGGAGTCGCCGGCCGAAGAAGTGATCATGGTGCTGGTGCACGCGGGCGGCGCCAAGGGCAAGGGGTTGCTGGACGCGGCGAAGAAGACGGGCGCCCGGGAGGTCGCCTGCGCGAAGCTCACCAAGGCGAGCGAGAAACTGGCCTTCATCCGCAACGAGTTCCGCACCCTGGGGCGGGCCGCCAGCCCCGAGGCCTGCCAGGCGCTGCTGGACTCCCTGGGCAGTGATCTGCGTGAACTGTCCGCCGCGTGCAGCCAGTTGACCGCGGACGTCGAAGGACCGATCGACGAGACGGCGGTCGCCAAGTACTACAGCGGCCGCGCCGAGGCGACGGGCTTCGAGGTGGCCGACCTCGCGGTGACCGGGCGGGCCGCCGAGGCGCTGGAACGGCTGCGCTGGGCCCTGGCCGTCGGCCAGCCGCCGACCGGCATCACCTACGCGCTCGCCTCCGGCGTCCGCAGCATCGGCCGGCTCGCCTCTGCGGGCCGCAACCTGCGGCCCGGTGACCTGGCGCGCGAGCTCGGCATGCCGCCCTGGAAGGTCGACCGGGTGCGCCAGCAGATGCGCGGCTGGACCGGCGACGGCGTGGCCGCCGCGCTGACCGCCGTCGCGGAGGCCGACGCCGCCGTGAAGGGCGGCTCCGACGACCCGGCGTACGCGCTCGAACGCGCCGTCGTCGCCGTGGCCCGGGCCTCCCGGGCGGGCTCCCGCCCCTACTAG
- the rpsT gene encoding 30S ribosomal protein S20 translates to MANIKSQIKRNKTNEKARLRNKAVKSSLKTALRKAREAAAAGETEKATVLARAASKALDKAVSKGVIHKNQAANKKSAITKRVNAAA, encoded by the coding sequence GTGGCGAACATCAAGTCCCAGATCAAGCGCAACAAGACCAACGAGAAGGCGCGCCTGCGCAACAAGGCCGTCAAGTCCTCGCTGAAGACCGCCCTGCGCAAGGCCCGCGAGGCCGCTGCCGCCGGTGAGACCGAGAAGGCCACCGTGCTGGCCCGCGCCGCCTCCAAGGCCCTCGACAAGGCCGTGAGCAAGGGCGTCATCCACAAGAACCAGGCCGCCAACAAGAAGTCGGCGATCACCAAGCGCGTCAACGCCGCCGCCTGA
- a CDS encoding antibiotic biosynthesis monooxygenase yields the protein MILESALLDVRPGREEAFLAAFAEARPLIAAQPGFRSLELRRCLDAGSTSRFLLQVGWDTLEDHTEGFRRSAEYGRWRELLHHFYDPFPTVEHYGEPLLTA from the coding sequence ATGATCTTGGAAAGCGCGCTGCTCGACGTCCGCCCCGGCCGGGAGGAGGCCTTCCTCGCCGCCTTCGCCGAGGCCCGCCCGCTGATCGCCGCCCAGCCCGGCTTCCGCTCGCTGGAACTGCGCCGCTGCCTGGACGCGGGCAGCACCTCGCGCTTCCTGCTGCAGGTGGGCTGGGACACCCTGGAGGACCACACCGAGGGCTTCCGCCGCTCCGCCGAGTACGGGCGCTGGCGCGAACTGCTGCACCACTTCTACGACCCGTTCCCGACCGTCGAGCACTACGGCGAGCCGCTGCTCACCGCCTGA
- a CDS encoding NAD(P)/FAD-dependent oxidoreductase, giving the protein MTGKHIVVIGAGYAGLSAAAGIGRGPDRVTLIAPEQRFGHRVRQHEIAAGRRVARPEIARVLRGRRVVHLATRAVALDLAAREVRTEDGGRVGYDTLVYARGSRTAWGDVPGAAEHAYSAERAEELRGRLTADPAPATLAVVGGGATGIELAAELAEAYPDRQVRLVAAGQVGGWLSERGRAHVLAVLGRLGVRVHEHHRVTVVTADGLVCEGADADGPGRAGAELPAQVVVWAASMEPHPLAAASGLAVNARGRALVDEHLRSRSHPEVHVVGDAAAVEVPGIGELRMACATAMPQGRYLAKLLTGRTDEPFSYRYVTQCLSLGRGEALVQLIHGDDSMRPRVLTGVAGRLVKAGIVKGLPLSLR; this is encoded by the coding sequence ATGACCGGCAAGCACATCGTGGTGATCGGCGCGGGCTACGCGGGGCTGTCCGCCGCCGCCGGGATCGGCCGCGGGCCGGACCGGGTCACCCTGATCGCCCCCGAGCAGCGCTTCGGGCACCGCGTCCGGCAGCACGAGATCGCCGCCGGCCGCCGGGTCGCCCGCCCCGAGATCGCCCGCGTGCTGCGCGGGCGCCGGGTCGTCCACCTGGCCACCCGGGCCGTCGCGCTCGACCTGGCCGCCCGCGAGGTGCGCACCGAGGACGGCGGCCGGGTCGGGTACGACACCCTGGTGTACGCGCGCGGCAGCCGCACCGCCTGGGGCGACGTGCCGGGCGCCGCCGAGCACGCCTACTCGGCGGAGCGCGCCGAGGAACTGCGCGGCCGGCTCACCGCGGACCCGGCGCCCGCGACGCTCGCCGTGGTCGGCGGCGGGGCCACCGGCATCGAGCTGGCCGCCGAACTGGCCGAGGCGTACCCCGACCGGCAGGTCCGGCTGGTCGCGGCCGGGCAGGTCGGCGGCTGGCTGTCGGAACGCGGCCGGGCGCACGTCCTGGCCGTGCTCGGCCGCCTCGGGGTGCGGGTCCACGAGCACCACCGGGTCACCGTCGTCACCGCGGACGGGCTGGTCTGCGAAGGCGCGGACGCGGACGGGCCGGGCCGCGCGGGCGCGGAGCTGCCCGCCCAGGTGGTGGTGTGGGCCGCCTCGATGGAGCCGCACCCGCTGGCCGCCGCCTCCGGCCTGGCCGTCAACGCGCGCGGCCGGGCCCTGGTGGACGAGCACCTGCGCTCGCGCTCGCACCCCGAGGTGCACGTGGTCGGGGACGCCGCCGCCGTCGAGGTGCCCGGCATCGGCGAGCTGCGGATGGCCTGCGCCACCGCGATGCCGCAGGGCCGCTACCTGGCCAAGCTGCTCACCGGCCGCACCGACGAGCCGTTCTCCTACCGCTACGTCACCCAGTGCCTGAGCCTGGGGCGCGGCGAGGCGCTGGTGCAGCTGATCCACGGCGACGACTCGATGCGGCCCCGGGTGCTGACCGGCGTGGCCGGGCGGCTGGTCAAGGCGGGCATCGTCAAGGGCCTGCCGCTGTCGCTGCGCTGA